The genomic segment ATTGTATCAATTATATTCCAGATGAAGCCTGGCAATCAAGCATGATTGAGGTAGATCAATCAGTTGAGATACAAAAACTCTTTAAATTCATAGATAATCTTCTTATACTTTGTCCGCAAAGATATGGGCCTTGGGGTGTAAAAAAAATCCACGAGTTCCTTTTAGGAAAGAGATTTGAGAAGGAAGTACATAAGTGGGGGGAGGCAACACCAATAATGGCAAAAAGTAATCAACCTGAAATAGGTTTAGCGAATGGAGACGTTGGGGTAATTATTGGCAACGGTGAGAAAAGACGTTTTTTATTTAATGTTTTTTCTGAGGAACAAAGGCTAGTAACTCGACTAATAAACCCATCAAGGTTAAATAGATATGATGCGGCATATGCAATGACAATTCATAAAGCACAAGGGAGTGAAGCTGATCAAGTTCTTTTACTTTGGCCAACGACCTCAAAAGTTTCAGAAGAGAAGACTTCCAATAAATTTTATTCTGATGATTATGAAAAAAGAATGCTTTACACAGCAATAACTCGCGCAAAAAAACAATTAATGGTAATTACCAATAAAGAAGAAGACTTTTAAATATGTGCTCAACTTTTTCCTAAAAGGATTTTTGAAATGATAAAGTGAATTTATATCCCTTTAACAAGGCGAGTCAGCAAAGCACGGTTATACACCGATCGGAAGTTGCCTGCCTAATTTGAAGGACAAAAAGGCAACCATTATTAGATGACAAATAAAAATCCACATGAGGATTCCTCATGTCCAGTAGAACAAGATGTTCTCGAGGAATCTTCTGAGGAAATATTAGAGGAAATTGAGCAAAATTCAGAAAATGGATTTTCTGAATTTAATTTTAGTGAAGAACTAATTCAAACAATCTCTGATAAAGGCTACTCATCGCCTACTCCGATTCAAAAAGCTGCAATTCCTGAATTGCTTCTTGGTAGAGATTTAGTTGGACAAGCTCAAACCGGTACAGGGAAAACCGCCGCATTTGCGTTACCAATCCTAGAGAGGTTGAAAAAGAATGTAGGACATCCACAAGTTTTAGTACTTGCTCCAACCCGCGAGTTGGCTATGCAAGTAGCTGAATCATTTCGAACATATTCGGCAGGTCATCCGCATTTTAAAGTGCTTGCAATATATGGAGGCTCTGATTTCCGAAATCAAATCAACACTCTCAGGAGGGGAGTCGATGTAGTCGTAGGGACTCCGGGACGAGTCATGGATCACATGCGTCAAAAGACTCTAAATACTAGTCATCTGAGTTGTTTAGTTCTAGACGAAGCTGATGAAATGTTAAGGATGGGGTTTATTGATGACGTTGAGTGGATTTTAGAACAATTGCCAGAGGAGAGACAACTAGTTTTATTCTCAGCGACAATGCCATCTGAGATCAGAAGATTATCAAAAAAATATTTAAATAGTCCTGCAGAAATAACTATAAAAGCAACTGAATTGAAAGAAAGGCTTATCAGGCAAAGGTATATAAGCGTTCAAAATGTTTATAAAGTTAATGCACTTCAAAGAGTACTTGAAGCTGTATCAGAAGAAGGGGTAATAATATTTGCTAGAACAAAAGCTATTACAATCGTAGTAGCTGAAAAATTAGAATCATATGGATATAACGTAGCTGTTTTAAATGGAGATATTCCTCAAAATCAAAGGGAACGAACTGTTGAAAGATTAAGACAAGGATCTATCAATATTTTAGTAGCTACAGATGTCGCAGCAAGAGGTCTTGATGTAG from the Prochlorococcus marinus str. NATL2A genome contains:
- a CDS encoding DEAD/DEAH box helicase, producing MTNKNPHEDSSCPVEQDVLEESSEEILEEIEQNSENGFSEFNFSEELIQTISDKGYSSPTPIQKAAIPELLLGRDLVGQAQTGTGKTAAFALPILERLKKNVGHPQVLVLAPTRELAMQVAESFRTYSAGHPHFKVLAIYGGSDFRNQINTLRRGVDVVVGTPGRVMDHMRQKTLNTSHLSCLVLDEADEMLRMGFIDDVEWILEQLPEERQLVLFSATMPSEIRRLSKKYLNSPAEITIKATELKERLIRQRYISVQNVYKVNALQRVLEAVSEEGVIIFARTKAITIVVAEKLESYGYNVAVLNGDIPQNQRERTVERLRQGSINILVATDVAARGLDVDRIGLVINYDMPFDREAYVHRIGRTGRAGRNGEAILFVNPRERSFLSNLERAVGQPIEKMDIPDNDLINNNRIKKLQAKLIKAASTERDNPEEANILEELIKNVEKELDIDPKDLTLAALNLAVGFNALLEKGNEDWIRQSAQRNTRNDRRDNNKFKQRRRGDFDNNRLEDEMDRFRVEVGHRDRVKPGNLVGAIANEAGLKGRSIGRIRIFENYSLVDLPKQMPDKVFQALKKVKVMNRELQINRAD